A stretch of DNA from Salvelinus sp. IW2-2015 linkage group LG20, ASM291031v2, whole genome shotgun sequence:
CGAAagatagctaaacagactggtacccagactactttttgtgtgtgtgtgtgtaggggggggggtggtatggCTTTGCCACTAGCATATCGGAATTACTGACCTTATACACTAAGGGACTTCATTACCCACATCGGACTGCAATGCTAAGTACACACCCAAAATTATACCCCCGATTTTCCACTTCATCTGTTCTTATACCTGCCTTGATAGTCAGTAAACAGATTGGACATCCCTGCCACGGATTCCTCGGTCTATGTCCACAGgtacactgcttcttgacacaatgcccgcttaacccggaagccagcYAAAGTACCAAGCATTAATTCAGATTAAGACGATTACGAAATTAAGCCATCTAATCACTTCTCGAATTCATTTAGTAGTAATGAACCGCTGTCCTCCGGTCGTCAAATGTTCTGAATATGGTTGTGTACAACCCTGCGACCAAGCCACAGATGCGTGCctggcgcacacacaaacacagcagtgAGCCCTAGGTTCACCCAGAGCAGAAAACAAACAGAAGTGGTCCTGATGTGGTCAGGACATTGAACTAAACCAACATCAACTGGGCTCCTGCCYCCTTACAAATATTACTATGGGTGTGGACACATTTTACTAGGATGCCATCATCCKTGCAAATGTGACAGACTAATGTCTTGAAGCCTCATTACTCCATTCCATTTGACATTGACAGCCACTATGGAATCCATCCATACAGTTAAAATAAGTTTCAATGCCTGCAGCACACAAGATGAACACCCAAAATTATAGCATCAATGACAGCAGACACTGAGGGGCAATGTTGATACTGGAGTGCTGTGAAGGARGATAGATCATTTGAGTACTTGGCAAAGATATAGTTTTCATGTTGTATTCATATCCAAAAGGTAACATATAAAGGAAATAGAAAGGGAAGAAGACCGCCGTCCCTCTAGTCTTGGCAACCACaaggatgtgcagaagatctatACATTTAATCAYGACAATATTCCAAGACCAACAGAGAAAATAAGTGTAGGTGGTGGTCTTGACAAacattgtatactgtatgtattttcctTATCCGCAGAGGCATATCTTGCGATATTATTAAATTCACATCAAAAAGCTCATAAAAAGTCAGAGCCACACGTTTATTGTGATAACTAGAAATGTATTGAGCCCAATAATATAAAATCCTTTGTAAGGTTTGTGAACAAATAGYAGTGGAAAAAATGTTATTCATCTTCTATACCATTCCAGACTCATGCTTCACTTTATAGCATGTCAAACAGcaattgatataaaaaaaacaaaaaaatacaggaaAAACATTAACAGGTTTCTCTCCGTAAAGGAGTAATTTACAAAAACACTGAGCCACAGGAAAGTCAGACACAGAGGGGTTTAAAAGCAAACTGGAAAAAATCCTTGAGTAATCCACTTATTGCTTTCTGGATGAGAGAAAAGAGGACGAGTGTAGGGAGTCTATGCAGACTGGTCTCTCGTGAAGGATTCTGTTCTGTTGGATGGGACCAAAGCTGGGTCAGAATGGACCTCAATACTAGTGTATCTGCTTGCATGAACATGAAGAGTGATGACGGAATGTTRTGGACCAGAGGGGAAATTGTGACAGCTGGCTACTGGTCCGTTggcatgtctctgtctgtttctgcttTAGAGGGTTGCCCCGGCGACGGTGTGTGGGGAGGTCGGGACACGGGGGCAATCCCATGTGCCATAGCCAGGTTCCCTGCAACAATTCCCTCCACTGCAGCGCCTGCCCCCGTCAGGCCTCCTGCTGCCACTCCCACTAGACCAGTAGAGAACCTGTTGACAAATGAAGAGTTGAGACAGAAGAATTACAATAGCATTATACGGAATTATCTTTCTAGGGTCATATAACACAAGCCAGATGTCATCAATACCTGGAGCTGTCTTTACTGTCACTCATGTATTACCTACAGGTGCTTACTGTCCCTCTTAACAGTCTCCACAAAGCATGGTTGTACCTGTAATCAGTAACTCCGTTGTGTTCCGAGTGCATAGCCCCAGGGTCCATGCCAGGCCACTGGGGCATTGCCATCAGATACTCCTTGTTCACACAGTTCTTCAGACTGTCAGGGATGCGGCCTGTTTGGGAAAAAAACACCACAACAGTCAAACTGATCAAAGTCTACTTAATGACAACTCTTGATAAGGTTTTTTGGGATGGACTACAAAACAACTTGTGTGCTGTGATAGATAAACTATATCACTTAGTGGTTAGGGCTACTGTGCCAAGTCTCACGTGGACCGACTGTTGTTCACTCTGCACAGAAATGTAKCATTGGATCCTAGTGTATGTGCCTAACGCCTATAAATATGCCGATATACACCGAGGCTTGCATAACTGAATACCTGTGATGGCCCGGCGCACTTCCCTAGCTGCCTCCTCCCGCGCCTCGAGTGACGCCTGCTCACTGTACCAGGATGCGTGGGGAGTGCAAACCAGATTGGGGGCATCCTTCAATGGGCCCTGAGAGAAGCTGGAGAAGTACAGATAAACAGACCGGTGAGACAGATTAAAGAGTGTGTGCAAGGGGgtgttcataaaaataaaatggtgaatCACAACCGTCAAACCAGTTATTGTTTGCACGTTTAAAATGACTGGGCAATAAGCAGGATGAAGAGGCTATAAGTGCCTGTGGGCTGGGAGGAAGCTGACCTGAAGGGCTCTGTCTCGTGTACGTCCAAGGCAGCACCCCGTATCCTGCCCTCTTTCAGTGCCTGGGCCAGGGCCCTCTCATCCACCAGGCCCCCGCGAGCCGTGTTAACCAAAAATGCTCCCTGACGCATCTGCACATACGACAGATCAGTCAGCAAGCCATGCAGACAAAAATAACACATTGGTAATGAGGGTGTTGTGGGTGGCAGAAATGGTGTACACGTGTGTGTTGGGGTTGTCACAATACCAGAATTTCTACTTTGATTtcaataccaggtttagtatcacaatacTTGATACCCCGGTAGAGACAGCCAAGTATGCATAAATCAATTAGACTTTGTTTCTACTAATACAAATACATAatggtaatcatttatttgaatggtacatCTCTATTgctaaactgggtaaatcaagatgtagcctaggcctagccACAATACAGGTAAATGCATTCTCAATaggtgtgcatgcattgagtggAGTTTGTTTTGcctgatttcatggggctacagatgacaatctgtttcccttccatttgggacttatttgattgtactgatcaacatttgcatagaagtagaTTATTTCCAAAAAATGTGCGCCGTCTCTTTAACCAGTTCTGACGTCATTCACGAGGCAGTCTGTTCGCTGATCATCTTTGGCAGAAACGAGGAGACCGCATGagggggagctaacatgatgcagcccagactcccagtgcaggctagcaaTGACTAACGCCTCAATCACACCGACAGCRTCATTGCATTtcggtacaccagaagtacattcatttccaatggaaatcTGCGTTTGctttgcagcattgcgttgcagaggcagttacagtgcgttctgtgtggtgcatatgttggatttatcgaacgtatgcgtgAAACTGTACGCGTAggcggcttgacagaaatggtaccagaaggtgaatgttgaactttttgttgcacacatatccagatgtgACAACGACGCTATCGGTGTGATCAAGGCGGAAGTGGAGCAGGCACGGTGCACGCTATAATAAGGGGTCGACTGGACTGATAGATCCGCAATTGAGAGAACTACCCGAAAGTAACAAATTCTAGTACCGAACCGTTTTTCCATGTTAAGAGTATCGAAAAAGTACAGAAGCGTCGGTATACCTTGCAACAGTAGTGGGCGTGTGTCTTATACCTGTTTAATGGTGAAGTCGTTGATGAGGTGATGGTTGTGCTCGTTGAGGCTGCAGTGCAGTGACACACAGTCAGAGTGGATGAGCAGGTCCTGCAGGGTGGCCATTCTCTGCAGGCCCAGAGAGCGCTCCACTCCGTCTGGCAGGTAGGGGTCGTAGAACATCACACTGAAGCCAAAAGCCTTGGCCCGCAGCGCTACAGCTTGGCCCACTCGCCCTGCGCCACAAGATACACTCAGACTGGAGGATGGCGTAGCGGTCAGAGGAACCTCTCACTACTTCTCAGAAAACTAAAAATGATTTACTTTAAATATACATTAAAATGGTCTgagaggacaccaataataataataattattataattattttttttaaatacactgcaACTTCGAAACAGATCACATCAGAAAACTTGAATCAACRTATGTGTCCTATGATGACTGCACTTGCAGAGAGCCCTCGCTAAGACAAGATCAATTTCCCTCCTCACCCAGGCCGATGATGCCCAGCGTCTCTCCCCGGATGCGGGCAGCTCCGCTGGCCACTTCCCTGATCTGCTCCACGCTGGAAGCCCTGGTGCCCTCTCTCATAGCCTGGTGCATCCAGGTGACGCGGCGGTACAGGTTCAGGATCAGACAGATGGACGTGTCCGCCGTCTCTTCCACTGATGTCGCAGGCACATTACACACAGCTATACCTGAGGGGGACAGAGCACAAAGGAGACAGCGATTAGTTACGATACATATTGAGgtgaatggatggatgggtgtAGTAGGTAGGAGAAAAAGAGATGGGAGGTGAAGCAAAGTATTGATCCAGTAGCCAACCTAGTTCAGCCGCAGCCTTGATGTCCACGTTGTCAAAGCCACTGCCAATTCGCACAATGATCCGCAGGCCCTTGAACTTGTCCAGGTCTTCCCGCGAAAGGCTGATGGTGTGGTACATCAGGGCGCCCACTGCCTCATTCAGTACCTGAAGCACCAGGGAGAGAATGTACGAGTTCAAACATATTCTTATTCTACCATCGCATTAAAAGAGCAAATACATTCCCTAACTCCATTGAGTTGGAAATAGCCCCCCACCACAAAAACAACAGACAGGTTCATGAAGCATCCATTTCCCAACTTTAAAAAAAGTGCTGATAGATACTTAGAGGTGTATAGGAGAGTAGTGGTGCTGGGAGAGATCGTTGGTTACCTTCTCGTGGATCTCCTGGGTGGACTGGGCATCACAGAAGGCCACTGTGGCCACGTCCTTCAGGACAGGCATCTCCACGGTGCAGTCACGCCCATCCAACAGAGCCACCAGGGGCCGCGGGTGCATYGGCCCATTCAGAATCGGGGGGCGAATGCCTAGATAAATACAACAAATCAATTTCAGCAATGTCAAATGGGATCCCCCCCATGTCTCCTTTCTATAGCGTCAATCAGATAGACCATCTACATGATCACATAGGCCAAACTGTCAATTTCCACAGTTTCCTCAACATCTGCATGTTTAAGATTGATTGGGGAACACAATCAATAAAACCAACAAAAACATACGTcatttgttttgttctttatGATCGTAACAATGAAAACCCATCAGAGATTGctgtaaaataattatattttcacTTTCAAAGTGATGTATTAAATACAAAGTTACATTTTACACTctaaaaacatgatttaagtGTTCACTGAAGTCTAGGGATTACAATTATATACAATATGATGATATACTGTGTCACTTAAGAAACGCGACAGGAAACCTGCCCTRTACACGTCACTAAGTAAAATCCCATATGAATGCATTATGTCCAGCATGGACAGAGGTAACCCATTTTTGCAAAATCCCTTTATGATGACCACAACACATCTACAAAAAGCCAGGATGTGTCTCAAAGTTATAGTGTCATTGCAAATTTAACCTATTACACTCTAAGGCAGCAGTATTCCAAAATTCCCACAAACTTAGATCCATGGTGCCAAAAAGGACAGGTTTCAAAATGTCAGTATTTCAATAAATAACTGCTACATAATGCCCAATGATGGCTTAACATTTTKGGGTTTATTGAGAACACAATAAAATGGCCCAAACataccatacagtgccttcagaaaatattcacacccgtAAACTTTKgcctacacacacactaccccataatgtcaaagtggaattatgtttctcaacatttttataaattaaaacaaaataaaaagccaaaatgtcttgagttaaaaggtatttgttatggcaagcctaattaAGTTCAGGAGCAAAACGTTGCTTaacacataagttgcatggaatcactgtgtggaataatagtgtttaacattatttttgaatgactacctaaatctctgtaccccacacatacagataaacgtaaggtccctcagtcaagcagtgaatttcaaccacaatgaccagggacgttttccaatgcctcgcaaacaatggcagctattggtagatgggtaataatacaaaaaaaacagatattgagtattcctttgagcatggtgaagttaacaATTACACTTTGTggtgcacccagtcactacaaagacacaggtgtccttgctaactcagttgccggagaggaatgaaaccgctcagtgatttcacGAGGCcatggtgaatttaaaacagttagagtttaatggctgtgataggagaaaactgaggatggatcaacaacattgttgttactccacaatactaacctaattgacagagtaaaaaaataaaagcctgtacagaataaaaatattccttaacatgcatcctgtttccaacaaTGCAATAAAGTAATaacgaaaaataaaaaaaaaagtggcaaaGCTATTAACTTTTggacctgaatacaaagtgttatgtttggggcaaatccaatttaaaaaacattactgagtaccactgtacatattttcaagcatagtggtggctgaatcatgttatggctatgcttgtaattgttaaggacgggagtttttcaggataaaaaaaaaaaactgaatggagctaagcacaggcaaaaacctggaggaaaacctgtttcggtctgctttccaacagacattgggagaggaattcaccttttagcaggacaataacctaaaacacaaggtcaaatctacactggagttgcttgccaagaagacattgactgttcctgagtggcctagatgGTTATTACTACCCGAACTCTACCCAGGTTaccattgtttttaaatgtttcaaaTTGCTTTACATTTAAAATCACTTAGTGTTAAGGGGAAAgtcgctgctcagctattttcaggtttcacTGACAGAGTACCAGAGTTCCtccatggagatgggagaaccttccagaaagacaaccatctctgcagcactccaccaatcaggcctttaaggtagagtggccagacggaagccactcctcagtaaaaaggcacatgacagcccgcttggagtttgccaaaagtcacctaaaggactgtcagaccatgagaaacaagattctctggtctgatgaaaccaagattgaactctttggcctgaatgccagcgtcacgtctggaggaaacctggcaccatctctacggtgaag
This window harbors:
- the LOC111980606 gene encoding C-terminal-binding protein 1 isoform X2, producing the protein MQGIRPPILNGPMHPRPLVALLDGRDCTVEMPVLKDVATVAFCDAQSTQEIHEKVLNEAVGALMYHTISLSREDLDKFKGLRIIVRIGSGFDNVDIKAAAELGIAVCNVPATSVEETADTSICLILNLYRRVTWMHQAMREGTRASSVEQIREVASGAARIRGETLGIIGLGRVGQAVALRAKAFGFSVMFYDPYLPDGVERSLGLQRMATLQDLLIHSDCVSLHCSLNEHNHHLINDFTIKQMRQGAFLVNTARGGLVDERALAQALKEGRIRGAALDVHETEPFSFSQGPLKDAPNLVCTPHASWYSEQASLEAREEAAREVRRAITGRIPDSLKNCVNKEYLMAMPQWPGMDPGAMHSEHNGVTDYRFSTGLVGVAAGGLTGAGAAVEGIVAGNLAMAHGIAPVSRPPHTPSPGQPSKAETDRDMPTDQ
- the LOC111980606 gene encoding C-terminal-binding protein 1 isoform X1, with the protein product MALMDKHKVKRQRLDRICEGIRPPILNGPMHPRPLVALLDGRDCTVEMPVLKDVATVAFCDAQSTQEIHEKVLNEAVGALMYHTISLSREDLDKFKGLRIIVRIGSGFDNVDIKAAAELGIAVCNVPATSVEETADTSICLILNLYRRVTWMHQAMREGTRASSVEQIREVASGAARIRGETLGIIGLGRVGQAVALRAKAFGFSVMFYDPYLPDGVERSLGLQRMATLQDLLIHSDCVSLHCSLNEHNHHLINDFTIKQMRQGAFLVNTARGGLVDERALAQALKEGRIRGAALDVHETEPFSFSQGPLKDAPNLVCTPHASWYSEQASLEAREEAAREVRRAITGRIPDSLKNCVNKEYLMAMPQWPGMDPGAMHSEHNGVTDYRFSTGLVGVAAGGLTGAGAAVEGIVAGNLAMAHGIAPVSRPPHTPSPGQPSKAETDRDMPTDQ